One stretch of Prosthecobacter dejongeii DNA includes these proteins:
- a CDS encoding 2-oxoacid:acceptor oxidoreductase subunit alpha, which yields MSTATASMGSSSTTLRNAVIRLAGNSQDGIQSIGGFLARLAGRTQHDVMTYMTIPSTISGGPSIFQLHLGSGEVLHPGDESDVLVAFYQHSYDAHFSSLREGGLCFYDSGEVTELKQERGIHHIGIPFTAATVEAIGGSARDRGKNMFVLGLLCAVYQLDRDKLAGIVSRQFGKKDESVLRNAMLAFDAGYAYPIGDMGTFHFEEGEHTDEHRLSTDGNTLMTMGLIAAGVRYGSAYPITPWSSIMETLRSELPKYGGLYVQAEDELAAVSMTIGAAYAGHLAVTGSAGPGLSLKMEALSYASMAEIPLIVINVQRGGPSTGLPTSVEQSDLLQAIYGSHGDCPRIVLAPKDVEDCFYIALEAGKLAREYSCPVIILSDQALSSRIEAFTEPDLDQHWMEPGLDLAERPVDFKPYPLDQITRHAPPGSKMASGRYPHVTGLEHDEWGHPSGNPKMHQKMTDKRRNKLVALAKSLPLPEVHGDAEGDALLIGWGSSYGPIKESVNRLRAEGHKVGAAHLRHLHPMPAGLDGLFAKYKHVIVVEMNDAGVYGYGQLAMLLRASLADPKIQSVCKTDGLNFRIGEIVTGVEKVLAEK from the coding sequence ATGTCCACAGCCACCGCTTCCATGGGATCGTCCTCGACGACTCTCCGCAATGCCGTCATCCGTCTTGCAGGCAATTCACAGGACGGGATTCAATCCATCGGCGGGTTCCTCGCGCGTCTCGCGGGGCGCACCCAGCATGATGTCATGACCTACATGACCATCCCCTCCACCATCTCCGGTGGGCCGTCCATCTTCCAGCTCCACCTGGGCTCGGGCGAGGTACTGCACCCCGGTGATGAGAGCGATGTCTTGGTGGCCTTTTACCAACACAGTTACGATGCCCACTTCAGCTCCCTGCGTGAGGGCGGCCTCTGCTTTTACGACAGTGGTGAAGTCACCGAGTTGAAGCAGGAGCGTGGCATCCACCACATCGGCATTCCCTTCACCGCTGCCACGGTGGAGGCCATCGGCGGCAGTGCGCGAGATCGCGGTAAAAACATGTTCGTTCTGGGCCTGCTGTGCGCGGTTTATCAGTTGGACCGCGACAAGCTCGCAGGCATCGTCAGCCGCCAGTTTGGTAAGAAGGATGAGAGCGTGCTGCGCAATGCCATGCTGGCCTTCGATGCCGGATACGCCTACCCCATCGGCGACATGGGCACCTTCCATTTCGAAGAGGGGGAGCACACCGATGAGCACCGCCTGAGCACGGATGGCAACACGCTGATGACCATGGGCCTCATCGCTGCCGGGGTGCGCTACGGCTCGGCCTACCCCATCACGCCTTGGTCCAGCATCATGGAAACGCTGCGCAGTGAGCTGCCTAAATACGGAGGCCTCTACGTGCAGGCGGAGGATGAACTGGCCGCCGTCTCCATGACCATCGGCGCCGCGTATGCAGGCCATCTGGCCGTGACGGGCAGCGCTGGCCCTGGCCTGAGCCTGAAGATGGAGGCCCTCAGCTATGCCAGCATGGCGGAGATACCCCTCATCGTCATCAACGTCCAGCGTGGAGGCCCCTCCACCGGCCTACCCACAAGTGTGGAACAGAGCGATCTCCTGCAAGCCATCTATGGCAGCCATGGCGACTGCCCGCGCATCGTGCTCGCCCCCAAGGATGTGGAAGACTGCTTTTACATCGCCCTGGAGGCGGGCAAGCTCGCCCGCGAATACTCCTGCCCCGTCATCATTTTGAGCGACCAAGCACTGAGCAGCCGCATCGAAGCCTTTACAGAACCAGACCTGGACCAGCACTGGATGGAACCCGGGCTGGACCTGGCCGAACGGCCTGTAGATTTCAAACCGTACCCGCTGGACCAGATCACCCGTCATGCGCCTCCTGGCAGCAAGATGGCCAGTGGCCGCTACCCGCATGTTACCGGTCTGGAGCACGACGAATGGGGCCACCCCAGTGGCAACCCCAAAATGCACCAGAAGATGACCGACAAACGCCGGAATAAGCTGGTAGCCCTGGCCAAGAGCCTGCCGCTGCCTGAGGTGCATGGCGATGCTGAAGGCGATGCGCTGCTCATCGGCTGGGGCAGCAGCTACGGGCCCATCAAAGAAAGCGTGAATCGCCTGCGTGCCGAAGGGCACAAAGTCGGTGCGGCCCACCTGCGTCACCTCCACCCGATGCCTGCGGGCCTGGACGGCCTGTTTGCCAAATATAAACACGTCATCGTCGTGGAGATGAATGATGCAGGTGTCTATGGTTACGGCCAGCTCGCCATGCTGCTGCGCGCCAGCCTGGCGGATCCCAAGATCCAATCCGTATGCAAGACCGATGGTCTCAATTTCCGCATCGGTGAGATCGTCACCGGCGTGGAAAAAGTGCTGGCCGAGAAGTAA
- a CDS encoding SDR family oxidoreductase produces the protein MSDPRRLLITGANGTLGHATARYFLERDPACLVFLGVRQRQEQAAALVAEFPGRAFLCPLEVTQAESWTAALAQVEAQGGGPLSVLINNAGYHDDALLAHMTMPQWAGVLEANLSAVFLGCQAALQPMMRQRWGRIVNIASLSALHSPAGQTNYAAAKAGVLGLTQSLAKETARLGITVNAVCPGHIEGALPAGWTDEQIKAVRRETPMRRFAKPEEIAAVVFFLASPEASYMTGASLKLDGALV, from the coding sequence ATGTCAGATCCCCGCCGCCTCCTCATCACTGGTGCTAATGGTACCCTGGGCCATGCCACGGCCCGTTATTTTTTGGAGCGTGACCCGGCCTGCCTCGTCTTTTTGGGCGTGCGCCAGCGGCAGGAGCAGGCTGCGGCGCTGGTGGCGGAGTTCCCTGGCCGCGCTTTTCTGTGCCCGCTGGAGGTCACCCAGGCGGAGTCATGGACAGCGGCGCTGGCCCAGGTAGAGGCCCAGGGTGGAGGGCCGCTCTCTGTCCTCATCAACAATGCTGGTTACCACGATGACGCCCTGCTGGCCCACATGACGATGCCCCAGTGGGCGGGTGTGCTGGAGGCGAATTTGAGCGCCGTTTTCCTTGGTTGTCAGGCAGCCCTTCAGCCCATGATGCGCCAGCGCTGGGGCCGCATTGTGAATATCGCCTCCCTCAGCGCTCTGCATTCCCCTGCGGGGCAGACGAACTACGCGGCAGCTAAGGCTGGCGTGTTGGGGTTGACACAGAGTTTGGCAAAGGAAACGGCGCGCCTGGGCATCACCGTGAATGCCGTATGCCCCGGCCACATCGAAGGTGCACTGCCCGCAGGCTGGACTGACGAGCAGATCAAAGCGGTGCGGCGGGAGACGCCCATGCGCCGTTTTGCCAAGCCCGAAGAGATTGCTGCGGTGGTTTTCTTCCTTGCTAGCCCGGAGGCGAGCTATATGACTGGCGCTTCCCTGAAACTCGATGGGGCGCTTGTCTGA
- a CDS encoding acyl carrier protein, whose protein sequence is MNLRQRIKEVMASELMLEVSADEITDEGPLFGPDGIGLDSVDALQLVVAIEKHFKLKISDQNKARETLHSVDSIAKAIEEAGLA, encoded by the coding sequence ATGAACCTCCGCCAACGCATCAAAGAAGTCATGGCCAGCGAACTCATGCTGGAAGTGAGCGCCGACGAAATCACCGATGAAGGCCCTCTTTTTGGCCCAGATGGCATCGGTCTCGACAGTGTGGATGCCCTGCAACTCGTGGTAGCCATTGAGAAACATTTTAAGCTGAAAATCAGCGATCAAAATAAAGCTCGTGAAACGCTGCACAGCGTGGACAGCATTGCCAAAGCGATCGAAGAGGCAGGCCTAGCCTGA
- a CDS encoding lysylphosphatidylglycerol synthase transmembrane domain-containing protein: MKKALLILVKLGITTALLWMIFREHRFTVAILPHLKSMLTEWPWTLAGLGFVGLSTWFSALRWQVLLIGQEHPVPGREVLRVTVVSNFFNITSLGAVGGDAYRVLALMQRPGARRLPILVSIMLDHMLGMLGLAVLFLTCGYAFRDRLDSYGPEVHAIVKGFSWFMGGSLVGILLSAISFTPRLYNWGERQWPWILGWPPLKKFAQACDAIRRAWGCSLIAALLSILIFGTHFLSFYCGIYAVGGQAPLLEIMAAMPIVDTAAGLPISVSGLGVREKTFETLVSAMTSVPESTAVSASLAGWGMSVAWGLLGGLLFIFGRRPALAPPLSTPVSATSATPPPDV, from the coding sequence ATGAAAAAGGCCCTGCTTATCCTGGTCAAACTTGGCATCACCACGGCTCTGCTGTGGATGATTTTTCGCGAGCACCGCTTCACTGTGGCTATCTTGCCACACCTAAAGTCCATGCTCACCGAGTGGCCGTGGACGCTGGCAGGGCTGGGTTTTGTGGGCCTATCCACCTGGTTCAGCGCCCTGCGCTGGCAGGTGCTCCTCATCGGCCAAGAGCACCCTGTCCCAGGCCGTGAAGTGCTGCGCGTGACTGTGGTGAGCAATTTTTTTAACATCACCTCTCTGGGCGCGGTGGGCGGGGATGCGTATCGTGTGCTCGCACTCATGCAGCGGCCCGGTGCCCGGCGGCTACCCATCTTGGTCTCCATCATGTTGGATCACATGCTGGGCATGCTGGGGCTGGCCGTGCTCTTCCTCACGTGTGGTTATGCCTTTCGGGATCGGCTAGACAGCTACGGGCCGGAGGTGCATGCCATTGTCAAGGGCTTCAGTTGGTTCATGGGCGGGTCGCTGGTGGGCATCCTGCTTTCAGCCATCTCCTTCACGCCCCGGCTTTATAACTGGGGGGAGCGGCAGTGGCCGTGGATCTTGGGTTGGCCGCCGCTGAAAAAATTTGCCCAGGCTTGTGATGCCATCCGCCGGGCCTGGGGCTGCTCACTCATCGCCGCGCTGCTTTCCATCCTCATCTTTGGCACGCATTTCCTGTCTTTTTACTGCGGCATTTACGCCGTGGGCGGGCAGGCACCGCTGCTGGAGATCATGGCGGCCATGCCCATTGTGGATACCGCCGCAGGCCTGCCCATCTCCGTCTCCGGCCTGGGCGTGCGAGAAAAGACTTTCGAGACCCTGGTGAGCGCCATGACCAGTGTGCCGGAGTCCACCGCCGTCTCCGCCTCCCTCGCAGGCTGGGGCATGAGTGTGGCTTGGGGGCTGCTGGGTGGGTTGCTCTTTATTTTTGGTCGTCGCCCCGCGCTTGCGCCCCCGCTTTCCACGCCCGTTTCTGCCACCTCTGCTACCCCCCCACCCGACGTTTGA
- a CDS encoding patatin-like phospholipase family protein — translation MKPRLAISLGSSFLGFATHAGFLARLHALGVRPTVVGGSSAGAIAAGLYASGLPQDIIRKTVLAHGFRRSFIRRTPWLTHYIRSSFFESNVGAFKTDGAIAYLEKVMGKKQIEDLTAPRFMAAVSNLESCRTHFLTAGPLAQIMVASCCIPTVFAPIPHGGMHCFDGGVAHEAPIDPWLEDPEVDVILMHRVTHTESAPPRLFPLNLFHLASKAHECASEQLHDYRLRLAELHGKKVLVTRTVHSRPVAFSGREMPNYYAAGEAQAQNLYDTQLKAMLT, via the coding sequence TTGAAACCCCGCCTCGCCATCTCCCTAGGCTCCTCATTTTTAGGCTTTGCCACGCATGCCGGGTTCCTGGCCCGTCTGCATGCCCTGGGTGTGCGCCCCACTGTGGTGGGCGGCTCCTCCGCCGGTGCCATCGCCGCCGGGCTGTATGCCTCTGGCCTGCCGCAGGACATCATCCGCAAGACGGTGCTGGCGCATGGCTTTCGCCGCTCCTTCATCCGCCGCACGCCTTGGCTCACGCACTACATCCGCAGCAGTTTTTTTGAATCGAACGTGGGGGCTTTTAAAACGGATGGCGCCATCGCCTACCTGGAAAAGGTGATGGGTAAAAAGCAGATCGAAGATCTCACCGCGCCTCGCTTTATGGCCGCTGTGAGCAACCTGGAAAGCTGCCGCACCCACTTCCTCACCGCAGGGCCACTGGCACAGATCATGGTGGCGAGTTGCTGCATCCCCACCGTCTTCGCCCCCATCCCCCACGGCGGCATGCATTGCTTTGACGGTGGTGTAGCGCATGAGGCTCCCATTGATCCATGGTTGGAGGATCCCGAGGTGGACGTCATCCTCATGCATCGCGTGACTCACACGGAAAGCGCCCCCCCGCGTTTATTCCCTCTGAATCTTTTTCACCTCGCCTCGAAAGCGCACGAATGCGCCAGCGAGCAACTGCATGACTACCGTCTGCGCCTGGCTGAGCTGCATGGGAAAAAAGTCCTCGTCACACGCACTGTCCACTCCCGGCCCGTGGCCTTTTCCGGTCGTGAAATGCCTAACTATTACGCTGCCGGCGAAGCCCAAGCGCAGAACCTGTACGACACCCAGTTGAAAGCGATGCTGACGTAG
- the serS gene encoding serine--tRNA ligase has protein sequence MLDIRLIRDNPDLVKERLATRSGDYASVVDEVLSIDTARRVAETERQKLQGDRNRISKDIGIAKKNGQDTSAIEAEVRGINDRIDQIGRDADSADARQRELLLGLPNLPHEACPVGHSAEENPEVRVWGKKPTFEFEPKDHTVLGQQLGLLDFEAGAKITGSAFVVYRGQGARLERTLINFLLDLHTTVHGYHEISPPLLVKPECLVGTGQLPKFGDQVYHSPEDNLYLIPTAEVPVTNLHRDEILKLDQLPINYAAYTPCFRREAGSAGLGTRGLIRMHQFDKVELVKITTPETSMAELESLTANAEKVLQLLGLHYRVIELCTGDIGFGSTKTYDIEVWAPGQGTYLEVSSCSSFGDYQARRMNLRYKDENGKNKIPHTLNGSGTALARLFVALVETYQQSDGSILIPEALRGHFGAEKIG, from the coding sequence ATGCTCGATATCCGCCTCATCCGCGACAACCCTGATCTGGTCAAAGAACGCCTCGCCACCCGCAGTGGTGACTACGCGTCCGTCGTGGATGAAGTGCTCTCCATAGACACCGCCCGGCGCGTGGCGGAGACGGAGAGGCAGAAGCTGCAGGGCGACCGCAACCGCATCAGCAAGGACATCGGCATCGCCAAAAAGAATGGCCAGGACACGAGCGCCATTGAGGCCGAAGTGCGGGGCATCAATGACCGCATTGACCAGATCGGCCGCGATGCGGACAGTGCCGACGCCCGCCAGCGCGAGCTCCTCCTAGGCCTGCCCAATCTGCCCCACGAGGCCTGCCCTGTGGGCCACAGCGCGGAGGAAAACCCCGAAGTCCGCGTGTGGGGGAAAAAGCCGACGTTTGAATTTGAGCCGAAGGACCACACCGTCCTTGGCCAGCAACTGGGCCTGCTTGATTTTGAAGCCGGGGCCAAAATCACCGGCAGCGCCTTCGTCGTCTATCGCGGCCAGGGTGCACGACTGGAACGCACCCTCATTAACTTTCTGCTGGACCTCCACACCACCGTCCACGGTTATCACGAAATCAGCCCGCCGCTGCTCGTGAAGCCCGAGTGCCTCGTGGGCACCGGCCAGTTGCCCAAGTTTGGTGATCAAGTCTATCACAGCCCGGAAGATAATCTCTACCTCATCCCCACTGCTGAGGTGCCGGTGACGAACCTGCATCGCGATGAGATCCTGAAGCTGGACCAACTTCCCATCAACTACGCGGCCTATACCCCGTGCTTCCGCCGCGAGGCCGGTAGCGCTGGCCTGGGCACGCGCGGCCTCATCCGCATGCACCAGTTTGACAAAGTGGAGTTGGTAAAAATCACCACGCCAGAAACGAGCATGGCCGAGCTGGAAAGCCTGACGGCGAATGCCGAAAAAGTGCTTCAGTTGTTAGGCCTGCATTACCGTGTCATTGAACTCTGCACCGGAGATATCGGCTTTGGGTCCACCAAGACCTACGACATCGAAGTCTGGGCTCCTGGCCAAGGCACCTACCTGGAAGTCTCCAGTTGCAGCAGCTTTGGCGATTACCAAGCCCGCCGGATGAACCTGCGCTACAAGGACGAGAACGGTAAAAACAAAATCCCACACACCCTGAACGGCAGCGGCACCGCCCTGGCCCGCCTGTTCGTGGCGCTGGTGGAAACCTACCAGCAGTCCGATGGCAGCATCCTCATCCCCGAAGCTTTACGCGGCCACTTTGGTGCGGAAAAGATCGGGTAA
- a CDS encoding DEAD/DEAH box helicase, which yields MEKTFADLGLSPELMKAIAAQGFEQPSPIQAQAIPVALTGRDVVGQSQTGSGKTLAFGLPAVDRIDPTSRSTQVLIMCPTRELAMQVCAEIHKVASFKEGVRATPIYGGSSYDRQIRALQMGSQIVVGTPGRILDFVDRGTLRLDDLKTLVFDEADEMLDMGFADEIERLMQAVPKERQTIFFSATFDPRIRRLIDRYTNNPATITIEQKAMTVPTIEQRYYEVQGRSKTEVLCRVLDMDSPRLTIVFANTKKAVDDTVDALTARGYAADRLHGDLNQVMRERVMRNFRNGTIEVLVATDVAARGLDVNDIDLIVNFELPYDTEDYVHRIGRTGRAGRKGTAVSLVAGREIYLMQRIQRFTNAKVTRAKVPSQEELEATRVDQTFEKLKATLEAGSYTKHEHTVQRLLDAGFDPTDILSAVLDLWMKEFSREGEQIIEDRANQRPQQPQREFVPSQQSAVTGRTAAAGDSPPVPRPADAPRAEEPARDEGPRRQDAPAPSYQEPRDDFGPAPMRSRSFVQKGPRSGMVRLFVNIGGMDNARPGDIAGMIYNTAKIPSGTLGTIEIFEKCAYVEVPEDHVETVITTVTGTNYRGRDVRMNLADRQDGGGGQRSSFGPRGFGSKPSYGGGAKPGGFRKPYGGGGGKFGGKPQGGPGSGFKGRRWED from the coding sequence ATGGAAAAGACATTCGCAGATCTCGGCCTTTCGCCCGAGCTAATGAAAGCAATCGCGGCCCAAGGCTTCGAACAACCCTCCCCCATCCAGGCCCAGGCCATCCCCGTCGCCCTCACGGGTCGTGACGTCGTTGGCCAGAGCCAGACCGGTTCCGGCAAGACCCTCGCCTTCGGCCTTCCAGCCGTGGATCGCATTGACCCGACGAGCCGCAGCACCCAGGTCCTGATCATGTGCCCGACACGTGAGCTGGCCATGCAGGTCTGCGCCGAGATTCACAAAGTGGCCTCCTTCAAAGAAGGCGTCCGCGCGACACCGATCTACGGTGGCTCCTCCTATGACCGCCAGATCCGCGCTCTGCAGATGGGCTCCCAGATCGTCGTCGGAACTCCTGGCCGTATCCTGGACTTTGTGGATCGTGGCACCCTCCGTCTGGATGACCTCAAGACCCTCGTCTTTGATGAAGCCGACGAAATGCTGGACATGGGCTTTGCCGACGAGATTGAGCGTCTGATGCAGGCCGTGCCGAAAGAGCGCCAGACCATCTTCTTCTCCGCCACCTTTGATCCGCGCATCCGCCGTCTCATTGACCGGTACACGAATAACCCGGCCACCATCACCATCGAACAAAAAGCGATGACGGTGCCGACCATCGAGCAGCGCTACTATGAAGTGCAGGGCCGCAGCAAAACGGAAGTCCTCTGCCGCGTGCTGGATATGGATTCCCCCCGCCTCACTATCGTCTTCGCCAATACGAAAAAGGCGGTGGATGACACGGTGGATGCCCTCACTGCCCGTGGTTATGCGGCAGACCGCCTGCATGGCGATCTCAACCAAGTGATGCGTGAACGTGTGATGCGGAACTTCCGCAATGGCACCATCGAAGTACTTGTGGCGACGGACGTGGCCGCTCGCGGTCTGGACGTCAATGACATTGACCTCATCGTGAACTTTGAGCTTCCGTATGACACGGAAGACTACGTGCACCGCATCGGCCGTACCGGCCGTGCCGGGCGCAAAGGCACCGCCGTCAGCCTCGTCGCAGGCCGTGAAATCTACCTCATGCAGCGCATCCAGCGCTTCACGAATGCCAAAGTCACCCGCGCCAAAGTTCCTTCCCAAGAAGAACTGGAAGCCACCCGCGTGGACCAGACCTTTGAGAAGCTCAAAGCCACCCTGGAAGCTGGCAGCTACACGAAGCATGAGCACACCGTGCAGCGCCTGCTGGACGCTGGTTTTGACCCGACCGATATCCTCAGCGCTGTGCTGGACCTGTGGATGAAGGAATTCTCCCGTGAGGGTGAGCAGATCATCGAAGACCGCGCCAACCAGCGCCCACAGCAGCCGCAGCGTGAGTTTGTCCCCAGCCAGCAGTCCGCCGTCACTGGCCGCACCGCTGCTGCAGGTGACTCCCCCCCGGTGCCTCGTCCGGCTGATGCCCCACGCGCCGAAGAACCAGCCCGTGATGAAGGCCCCCGCCGCCAGGATGCGCCGGCTCCTTCCTACCAGGAACCTCGTGATGACTTTGGCCCAGCACCGATGCGCTCCCGCTCATTTGTACAAAAAGGCCCTCGCTCCGGCATGGTGCGCCTTTTCGTGAACATTGGCGGCATGGACAATGCCCGCCCAGGCGACATCGCCGGCATGATCTACAACACGGCGAAGATCCCCAGCGGCACCCTCGGCACGATCGAAATTTTCGAAAAATGCGCTTACGTGGAGGTCCCTGAAGATCATGTAGAAACCGTCATCACCACGGTTACCGGCACCAATTACCGTGGCCGCGACGTCCGCATGAACCTTGCCGACCGCCAAGACGGTGGTGGCGGCCAGCGCAGCAGCTTTGGTCCTCGTGGTTTCGGCAGCAAGCCAAGTTACGGTGGTGGAGCCAAGCCAGGTGGCTTTCGCAAACCCTACGGTGGCGGTGGTGGCAAATTCGGTGGCAAGCCCCAGGGTGGCCCAGGAAGTGGCTTCAAAGGCCGCCGCTGGGAAGACTGA
- a CDS encoding TolB-like translocation protein — MTCRRHFIQTSVSALFASRLGLSAQAADGIKVRQITQGPKHHWFAYYDKDQFSPDNRYVLGNEVDFEHRSPTAGDKIKVGMVDLQDGDKWIELGESHAWNWQQGCMLQWVPGTESTVMWNDRVEGQFVCHLLDVKTQKKRTLPHPVYNLSPDGKWGIAPDFRRLNDTRPGYGYAGVPDPNKDELAPEDAGIWKINLETGEQKLIITFAQAAAIPYEGGFSPNAKHWFNHLLFSPDGSRFIFLHRWKGDGDKTFNTRLFTAKADGSDLYILDPLGKTSHFVWRDPQHVFAWAFHPSHGDRFYLYKDKTREVEVVGKDKMPRNGHNTYVPHTQNEWVLNDCYPDKERMQTPYLYHIPTDRRVDLGHFYSPAFYTGEWRCDTHPRSSRDGRLVCIDSPHNKGRQMYLIEIHDIVGT, encoded by the coding sequence ATGACCTGTCGCCGTCATTTCATCCAGACTTCCGTCTCCGCCCTTTTTGCTTCCCGCCTCGGTTTGTCCGCCCAGGCGGCAGACGGCATCAAGGTACGCCAGATCACCCAGGGGCCAAAGCATCATTGGTTCGCCTATTATGACAAGGACCAGTTCAGCCCAGACAACCGCTACGTGCTGGGCAATGAAGTGGACTTTGAGCATCGGTCTCCTACAGCAGGGGACAAGATCAAAGTAGGCATGGTGGACCTGCAGGATGGGGATAAATGGATCGAGCTGGGCGAATCCCACGCGTGGAACTGGCAGCAGGGTTGCATGCTCCAGTGGGTGCCTGGAACGGAAAGTACCGTCATGTGGAATGACCGGGTGGAGGGCCAGTTCGTCTGCCACCTGCTGGATGTGAAGACGCAGAAAAAGCGCACGCTTCCACACCCGGTGTACAACCTCAGCCCAGATGGCAAATGGGGCATCGCCCCAGATTTCCGACGACTCAATGACACCCGGCCAGGGTATGGTTATGCGGGAGTACCAGACCCAAACAAAGACGAGCTAGCGCCCGAGGATGCTGGGATCTGGAAGATCAACCTGGAGACAGGAGAGCAAAAGCTCATCATCACCTTCGCCCAAGCGGCAGCGATTCCTTATGAAGGGGGCTTTAGTCCGAATGCCAAGCATTGGTTCAATCACTTGTTATTCTCGCCGGATGGCAGCCGCTTCATTTTCCTGCATCGTTGGAAGGGCGATGGGGACAAAACTTTCAATACCCGCCTCTTCACGGCCAAGGCGGACGGTTCGGACCTTTACATCCTCGATCCGTTAGGCAAAACCTCCCACTTCGTTTGGAGGGATCCTCAACACGTTTTTGCCTGGGCCTTCCACCCCAGTCATGGAGATCGTTTTTACCTTTATAAAGACAAAACCCGTGAGGTCGAAGTCGTGGGTAAGGACAAAATGCCCCGCAACGGCCACAATACCTACGTGCCGCACACCCAGAATGAATGGGTGCTGAATGATTGCTACCCGGACAAGGAGCGCATGCAGACCCCGTACCTCTACCACATCCCGACCGACCGCCGGGTGGACTTAGGGCACTTCTACAGTCCGGCTTTTTACACTGGGGAATGGCGCTGTGATACCCACCCCCGCAGCAGTCGGGATGGGCGTCTCGTCTGCATAGATTCGCCTCACAACAAAGGACGCCAGATGTATTTGATCGAGATTCACGACATCGTGGGGACTTGA
- the ndk gene encoding nucleoside-diphosphate kinase yields MAQETSLLLLKPDCVAQGLNGEVLKRLEAEGFRVRGIKMIQLTDELLKDHYSHIADKPFFPEVAGFMKSKPVIAVALAGENVISHVRDLLGPTDSKAAPKGTIRGDFGSDKMTNVVHASDSPEAAAVELKRFFKDGEIFNY; encoded by the coding sequence ATGGCCCAAGAAACATCCCTCCTCCTGCTGAAGCCCGACTGCGTCGCCCAAGGTCTCAATGGCGAAGTCCTCAAGCGTCTGGAGGCCGAAGGCTTCCGTGTGCGCGGCATCAAAATGATCCAGCTCACCGACGAGCTGTTGAAGGACCACTATTCCCACATCGCCGATAAACCCTTCTTCCCTGAAGTCGCCGGGTTCATGAAAAGCAAGCCCGTCATCGCCGTGGCCCTTGCCGGTGAAAATGTCATCTCCCACGTCCGCGACCTCTTGGGCCCAACGGATTCCAAGGCGGCTCCTAAAGGCACCATCCGGGGTGACTTTGGCAGCGATAAAATGACCAATGTGGTTCATGCCTCCGACTCCCCAGAGGCGGCTGCGGTGGAACTGAAACGGTTTTTCAAGGACGGCGAAATCTTCAATTACTAA
- the rpmB gene encoding 50S ribosomal protein L28: MAKVCQITGAGVTRGHHIHRSGKAKKEGGIGKHITKRVKRVIYPNLRHKRIFVPELNAWVNVKLTARALKTMDKNGAFKTLKEAGLI; the protein is encoded by the coding sequence ATGGCCAAAGTTTGTCAAATCACCGGAGCTGGCGTTACACGCGGCCACCACATTCATCGCAGCGGTAAAGCTAAGAAGGAAGGTGGTATCGGTAAGCACATCACCAAGCGTGTGAAGCGCGTTATTTATCCGAACCTTCGCCACAAGCGCATTTTCGTTCCTGAGCTCAATGCCTGGGTGAATGTCAAGCTTACCGCTCGTGCGCTGAAAACCATGGACAAAAACGGTGCCTTCAAGACCTTGAAGGAAGCTGGTTTGATCTGA